From Cryptococcus decagattii chromosome 13, complete sequence, the proteins below share one genomic window:
- a CDS encoding ribosomal protein S12 translates to MNPSRSLLALTSSFSKLTMRSAQPAFARPVAVSAIRPATGLERGFASSSRCEATINQIMRGARKSTKRKSSVPLLDGCFQKKAVCAKVYTTKPRKPNSAVRKVARVKLSNGQMTTAYIPGEGHNLQEHSVVLVRGGGAKDLPGVRYKIVRGTMDLNGVVGRISARSKFGVKKPKKS, encoded by the exons ATGAATCCCTCAAGATCGCTCCTGGCGCTGACTTCCTCATTTTCCAAGCTCACCATGCGATCAGCCCAGCCCGCTTTCGCCAGGCCTGTCGCTGTGTCTGCGATCCGACCCGCTACGGGTCTCGAAAGAGGATTTGCCTCGAGCTCCCGATGCGAAGCTACCATCAACCAAA TCATGCGAGGTGCCCGAAAATCTACCAAGCGAAAATCCTCTGTCCCTCTTCTTGACGGGTGTTTCCAAAAAAAGGCAGTCTGCGCCAAAGTCTACACCACCAAGCCTCGTAAACCAAACTCTGCTGTACGAAAAGTTGCCCGAGTAAAGCTCTCCAACGGGCAGATGACGACTGCGTACATCCCCGGTGAGGGACACAACTTGCAGGAACATTCGGTTGTCCTGGTGAGGGGTGGTGGTGCCAAGGATTTGCCTGGTGTGAGGTACAAGATTGTGAGGGGAACAATGGATTTGAACGGTGTGGTTGGAAGGATCTCTGCGAGGTCCAAGTTTGGTG TCAAGAAGCCCAAGAAGTCATAG